The region ATCTAAACCTTTTTCAGCAAGAATCCTTGCAACATAACCAAGATCAGAGGATATGTTGTAAGCTCTCTCTATTATCTCTCTGTTCTCCTTTTTTCCTGTGAAGGCTATTGAGAGGGCATCCATTATTGTGTTATCGCCTATACCAAGTCTTAATCTTTCAGTTATGGTTCTGAGAAGGTACTTAACCTCCAGTGGGGAAGCCTTCTTTAGAAGCTCAGTGAAAAGCTGTAGCTTCTTTTTTGTTGATCCGTATCCTGTAGTCTGGGCTATCTCCCTGAGCGTTCTGTAAACTTCCTCAACAGTTAAGATCCCTTCAGGCTTTACACCTTTTTCCTCGTAAAGCTTCTTTCCAGCGTCGCCAAGATCACCTGTCTGTAAAACCTGATGCTGGATATCATGTTCAGATATGTTCAGTACAGTTGATAGAGCTTTAATCGCGGACTTTTCACTGAAGTTGTAGTCAAGACCTGTGTATTCCGGTGCTATTCTTCCGATTGATAGATATACAACTTTATCTATCAGTTCTGGTGGTGTTTCTTTAAAAAGATCAACAAGAGCCTGTGTCATCTTTATCCTGCTTGTTGTCTCTTCAAGAATCTGGTAAAGCTGAGCTAACTTTGTGTATTCCATAACTCCCTCCATTTATGTTTCCTGTCATAAAGAGTTTTTTAAGATGGATATAATAATAAAGGTAGTAACTATCTAAGGGGGTATCAAATGGAATACTACGATGTGATTATAATAGGAGGAGGTCCTGCAGGACTGACAACAGCTCTGACACTTGCATCGGCAGAAGGTAAATTCCCGTTTGTTGAAGGGAAGAGATACCTCGTTATTTACGATCAGTACTCGGACCTTGACAAGGCTCTCTTAAACAACGTTCCGGGGATAGAAAAGGGAACCTATGGAAGAGATCTTTTAAAGAAGATCAGAGATCAGGTCAGTGAGTATGGATCTGTTGATCTTGTTCAGGACAGGGTTGTAAAAGCTGAAGGTGAAAAGGGAGATTTTAGAGTATATACAGAAAGTGGGAAGGGCTTCAGATCAGATATACTTGTTATAGCAACAGGTTTTCACAGGTTTGATATAGAAGGATTAGACATAAATGTTGTTCCCCATACCAGATCTCCAAGACCAAATAAGATAATGATTGAGAATAATGACAACCTTGTGAGAGATGGTCTGTATGTTGCCGGACTTGTTGCAGGGGAACCTACTATGTTTGTCTCAGCAGCAGGATCAGGTGCGAAGGTTGCATGTGATATACTCTCACTCTGGGCTGGAAAAACAGTTGTAGTACACGATGTTCCTGAAGGGGAATAAGGGAAGAACCCTTATTCCTGATTTAATAAAAATGTTGTTATAGTTCTTACCGGAAATCCTGTTGCACCTTTTGGATGATAGTACCATCCTTTTGTGTTATGTGCAGGACCTGCAATATCTATATGAACCCATGGTATCTTTTTATCAACAAACTTTTCAAGGAAAAGGCCAGCTGTTATTGCTCCACCGTATCTTGTTGTTCCAATGTTGTAGACATCAGCATGTGGAGCTTTTATATGTTCTCTTAGCATATCATTGAAAGGTAGAGGCCACATCCACTCACCTGTTCTCTTTGATATATCAAGTATCTGGTCTATCAGTCTCTCATCATTTCCCATAACACCTGCTGTATACTCACCAAGGGCTACAACACATGCTCCAGTTAGAGTTGCCATATCAATAATAGCGTCAGGTTTTAGTTCAGAGGCGTAACAGAGAGCATCTGCAAGGGTTAGCCTTCCCTCAGCGTCAGTATTTCCTATCTCAATAGTGACGCCATTTTTTGCCTTGATAATATCGTCAGGTCTGTAAGATCTTCCATCTGGCATATTTTCAGCGGCTGCTATTATACCGTGAACCTCAACATCTGGCTTTAACTGTCCTATAGCCTTGAATATCCCTAAGACAGCACAGGCACCTGATTTGTCAGCCTTCATCCATCTCATATAATCTCCAGGTTTTATGTTAAGACCTCCACTGTCAAATGTGAGACCTTTTCCTATTAGTGCTATCTTTTTCTTTGGTTTTTCAGGTCTGTATATGATATGGATAAATCTTGGTGGATTTGCACTTCCTTTCGCAACAGCGAGGTATGCGTTCATTCCCATCTTCTCAATCTCTTCCTCATCGTAAATCTTTACCTCAAAACCGTACTCTCTGGCTAGATCCTGTGCTATCTGTGCAAGCTTTTCAGGTGTTATAACATTCCCAGGTTCGTTAACAATATCCCTTGTAAAGTTCTGAGATTCTGCGAGGATCTTACCAACCTTAACAGACTGTTCAGCTTTATTTTTGAATCTTCTCTTTACCCTTATCTGGAGCTCTTTTATCCTGTACTCATCTTTTTTTGATAGATACTTATCAAATCTGTAATTTCCTAAAATAACACCTTCAACAACCGCCTGAGCTATACTGTCCTCACCTTCTTTTATCACTGATAGTGGTTCTGCATCTATGAGGAATCTGTCTATTTTAAGCTTTTTAGTGGTTTTTACGCTGATATTTCCAAGTCTTCTAACTTTATCAAGATCAGCCTTTCTTCTAGATCCAGCACCTATTAGTATCACATAGTCCATCTTTCCTTTTCCAAATGTAGGAACAACAAGTATCTTTCCATCACTTCCATCAAACTTCTGTTCTCTTTTCAGCTGGGATATAGCACCATCTAAAATCCTGTCTAAATCCTCAATCTCAGGGGATAGCTTCCTGTCCTCTTTAAATGAAA is a window of Persephonella marina EX-H1 DNA encoding:
- a CDS encoding leucyl aminopeptidase; protein product: MNIKITSGHLKNARVRAVISFSFKEDRKLSPEIEDLDRILDGAISQLKREQKFDGSDGKILVVPTFGKGKMDYVILIGAGSRRKADLDKVRRLGNISVKTTKKLKIDRFLIDAEPLSVIKEGEDSIAQAVVEGVILGNYRFDKYLSKKDEYRIKELQIRVKRRFKNKAEQSVKVGKILAESQNFTRDIVNEPGNVITPEKLAQIAQDLAREYGFEVKIYDEEEIEKMGMNAYLAVAKGSANPPRFIHIIYRPEKPKKKIALIGKGLTFDSGGLNIKPGDYMRWMKADKSGACAVLGIFKAIGQLKPDVEVHGIIAAAENMPDGRSYRPDDIIKAKNGVTIEIGNTDAEGRLTLADALCYASELKPDAIIDMATLTGACVVALGEYTAGVMGNDERLIDQILDISKRTGEWMWPLPFNDMLREHIKAPHADVYNIGTTRYGGAITAGLFLEKFVDKKIPWVHIDIAGPAHNTKGWYYHPKGATGFPVRTITTFLLNQE
- a CDS encoding NAD(P)/FAD-dependent oxidoreductase translates to MEYYDVIIIGGGPAGLTTALTLASAEGKFPFVEGKRYLVIYDQYSDLDKALLNNVPGIEKGTYGRDLLKKIRDQVSEYGSVDLVQDRVVKAEGEKGDFRVYTESGKGFRSDILVIATGFHRFDIEGLDINVVPHTRSPRPNKIMIENNDNLVRDGLYVAGLVAGEPTMFVSAAGSGAKVACDILSLWAGKTVVVHDVPEGE